The Nocardioides marmorisolisilvae genomic interval GGTGTTGGTCATCACGCGGAAGCCAGCGGCCTGTGCCTGCTTGATCGCGGCGACCGCCTCGTCGAAGACGCCGTCCTTGCACACGCTCGCATCGTGCCGCTCGCGCAGCCCGTCGATGTGCACCATCCACGCGAAGTTTCGGTGCGGCGTGAAGCGGTGCAGGTGCTTGGGCATCAGCACGGCGTTGGTGCACAAGAAGACGATCTTGTTGCGGTCGAGCAGCTGCCGGACGATCTCGTCGATCTCCTTGTGCATCAGCGGCTCGCCGCCCGCGATGGACACCATCGGCGCACCGCACTCCTCGACCGCGGCGACCGCCTGCTCGACGGGCATCCGCTGCTTGAGCCAGTCGTGGGTCTGCTGGATCTTGCCGCATCCCGCGCACTTGAGGTTGCAGGCGTAGAGCGGCTCGAGCTCGAGCAGGATCGGGAACTTCTCCCGCTTCCTGAGCTTCTGCTTCATCAGGTAGGCACCCAGCCGGATCGACTGGCGCATCGGCATGCTCATGCTGGAGTCACCTCTTTCGGTAGGGCGAACT includes:
- the hpnH gene encoding adenosyl-hopene transferase HpnH; its protein translation is MSMPMRQSIRLGAYLMKQKLRKREKFPILLELEPLYACNLKCAGCGKIQQTHDWLKQRMPVEQAVAAVEECGAPMVSIAGGEPLMHKEIDEIVRQLLDRNKIVFLCTNAVLMPKHLHRFTPHRNFAWMVHIDGLRERHDASVCKDGVFDEAVAAIKQAQAAGFRVMTNTTFFDTDTPQDVIDVLDFLNDELHVDNMQISPGFAYEKAPDQEHWLGPEETRELFRKAFADGRRGKWRLNHSPLYLDFLEGKVDFACTAWAIPLYSLKGWQRPCYLMDDGYVSTYQELIDDTDWDSYGRGKDPRCANCMAHCGYEPTAVVATMGSLKESIRAAVGS